A region from the Salidesulfovibrio onnuriiensis genome encodes:
- a CDS encoding ABC-type transport auxiliary lipoprotein family protein: MKTVHRILFVLVTLSLLAGCGGLSRKAVEKRYYTLDVQRERAEAAPVSEKLLKVRRMQISPLYDGRELVYKLDNGRMESDFYNLFFMPPVELLSHDLDRWMDGAGLFAGSVSPASLAEADYTLEGVVNVLYGDFSGGRESALVEMQFFLIDERSAENHIVFSRNYSVRTPVSGNSPASVVQGMREGARAVFTSLESDLRTFLAGKL; encoded by the coding sequence ATGAAAACCGTGCACAGAATCCTTTTCGTCCTCGTCACCCTGTCCCTGCTGGCCGGGTGCGGCGGGCTTTCGCGCAAGGCCGTGGAAAAGCGTTACTATACCCTGGACGTGCAGCGGGAACGGGCCGAGGCCGCACCGGTTTCCGAAAAGCTGCTCAAGGTGCGGCGCATGCAGATTTCGCCGCTCTACGACGGCCGGGAACTGGTCTACAAGCTGGACAACGGCCGAATGGAATCGGATTTCTACAATCTCTTTTTCATGCCGCCCGTGGAATTGCTCTCCCACGATCTGGACCGCTGGATGGATGGGGCGGGGCTGTTCGCCGGGTCGGTTTCCCCGGCCAGCCTGGCCGAGGCCGACTACACCCTGGAAGGGGTGGTTAATGTCCTGTACGGGGATTTTTCCGGCGGCCGGGAATCGGCCCTGGTGGAAATGCAGTTCTTCCTCATCGACGAGCGCTCGGCGGAAAACCATATCGTGTTTTCGCGCAACTATTCCGTGCGCACGCCGGTTTCGGGCAACAGCCCGGCCTCGGTGGTGCAGGGGATGCGTGAAGGGGCGCGGGCCGTATTCACCAGTCTGGAAAGCGACCTGCGCACGTTCCTGGCCGGGAAGCTGTAG
- a CDS encoding MlaD family protein, whose translation MRQSDYFKLGVFVILGTAMILVVILVLGVGDYFKETYTMETYIDESVNGLEVGSPVKLKGVQVGSVAEISFVSRYYDESYRYVYVRCELDAKKFHTETREELASVIEQDVKKGLRAQPTSLGLTGQLFLNLDYVNPKTNTPLKISWQPQHIYVPSAPSTLSRLEQAVASVGDFLSGLKKEDIETIVADVKAITQGIRNLMKKTDMKELGKTLIANLNETHRLLARVNELLKDPATERIIPDASGVIASARRILESSEADMVEGIADAREAMASLKHATSTIEQAVSSPEMKKNLDGMSQTLANVNQASEELRAAVRKLHAVLARTNNLVAGQQINIEAIMSDTRLLIQNLKELSEDAKRYPSGVIFGEPPAKVEPGAE comes from the coding sequence ATGCGGCAATCAGATTATTTCAAACTGGGCGTTTTCGTCATCTTGGGCACGGCCATGATCCTGGTGGTCATCCTGGTGCTGGGTGTCGGCGATTATTTCAAGGAAACGTACACGATGGAGACCTACATCGACGAGTCGGTCAACGGCCTGGAGGTGGGGTCCCCCGTGAAGCTCAAGGGCGTGCAGGTGGGATCGGTCGCCGAGATCTCCTTTGTTTCCCGGTACTATGACGAAAGCTACCGCTACGTGTATGTGCGCTGCGAACTGGACGCCAAGAAGTTCCATACCGAGACCCGGGAGGAACTGGCCTCGGTCATCGAACAGGACGTGAAAAAGGGGCTGCGCGCCCAGCCCACGTCCCTGGGACTCACCGGGCAGCTGTTCCTGAACCTGGACTACGTGAACCCCAAGACAAATACGCCCTTGAAGATTTCCTGGCAGCCGCAGCACATCTACGTGCCGTCCGCGCCGAGCACCCTGAGCCGCCTGGAACAGGCCGTTGCCAGCGTGGGCGACTTCCTGAGCGGGCTCAAGAAAGAGGACATCGAAACCATCGTGGCCGACGTCAAGGCCATCACCCAGGGCATCCGCAACCTCATGAAGAAGACGGACATGAAGGAACTGGGCAAGACCCTGATCGCCAACCTCAACGAGACCCACCGGCTGCTGGCCCGGGTCAACGAGCTGCTCAAGGATCCGGCCACCGAGCGCATCATTCCGGACGCCTCCGGCGTCATCGCCAGCGCGCGGCGCATTCTCGAGTCCTCGGAAGCGGACATGGTGGAAGGGATTGCCGACGCCCGCGAGGCCATGGCCAGCCTGAAGCACGCCACCTCCACCATCGAGCAGGCCGTTTCCAGCCCGGAAATGAAAAAGAACCTGGACGGCATGAGCCAGACCCTGGCCAACGTCAATCAGGCCTCCGAGGAGCTGCGCGCGGCGGTGCGCAAGCTGCACGCCGTGCTGGCGCGCACCAACAACCTGGTGGCCGGGCAGCAGATCAACATCGAGGCCATCATGAGCGATACGCGTCTCTTGATCCAGAATCTCAAGGAACTCAGCGAGGACGCCAAGCGCTACCCCTCGGGCGTGATCTTCGGCGAACCGCCGGCAAAAGTTGAACCGGGAGCGGAATAA
- a CDS encoding ABC transporter ATP-binding protein, translating to MSEAAISVQNLTCAYGDFTVIDDISFEVNRGEIFVILGGSGCGKSTVLKHMIGLLEPRNGRILIEGDDIVTSHGRKRDAILRRFGVMYQMGALFGSMSLMSNVMLPLEEFTDLPNEAMEIIARSKLAQVGLDDFVYSMPSQLSGGMKKRAAIARAMALDPGILFLDEPSAGLDPITSAELDELIRTLSRNLGITFVIVSHELASIYSVADRVIMLDKSVKKIVAEGDPRELRDHSDNEFVQRFFHRQAETRFGPGMECAEPREES from the coding sequence ATGAGCGAAGCGGCCATCAGCGTACAGAACCTGACCTGCGCCTACGGCGACTTCACGGTCATCGACGACATCTCCTTCGAGGTGAACCGGGGAGAGATCTTCGTCATCCTGGGAGGGTCCGGCTGCGGCAAGAGCACGGTGCTCAAGCACATGATCGGCCTGCTGGAGCCCAGGAACGGCCGCATCCTCATCGAGGGGGACGACATCGTCACCAGCCACGGCCGCAAGCGCGACGCGATTCTGCGCCGCTTCGGGGTCATGTACCAGATGGGGGCCCTGTTCGGGTCCATGTCGCTCATGTCCAACGTCATGCTGCCCCTGGAGGAGTTCACGGACCTGCCGAACGAGGCCATGGAGATCATCGCCAGGAGCAAGCTGGCCCAGGTGGGGCTGGATGATTTCGTCTACAGCATGCCCTCCCAGCTTTCCGGGGGCATGAAGAAGCGTGCGGCAATCGCCCGGGCCATGGCCCTGGACCCCGGCATTCTCTTTCTCGACGAACCGTCCGCCGGGCTCGATCCCATCACCTCGGCCGAGCTGGACGAGCTCATCCGCACCCTGTCCCGGAACCTGGGCATCACCTTCGTCATCGTTTCCCACGAGTTGGCCAGCATCTATTCGGTGGCCGACCGGGTCATCATGCTCGACAAGAGCGTCAAGAAGATCGTGGCCGAGGGCGATCCGCGCGAGCTGCGCGACCATTCGGACAATGAATTCGTACAGCGGTTTTTTCATCGCCAGGCCGAGACCCGTTTCGGCCCGGGCATGGAATGTGCCGAGCCACGAGAGGAATCATAA
- a CDS encoding ABC transporter permease: MKKSRRNIEHAPGAHMKTSREGGSLVLSLGGRLDAVSTAALWDDALDAVRTGSARDVVADCSGLEYLDGAGVALLIKLRQEVEDALGGSLKVENLREELRQVLGMAWGCAPPSWARTAGERRMGMAEQVGHFAEDAFYEFKRMVTFVGESVAIIFYCLHSPRCIRWKDVWLSLIAVGVQSLSIIMLIGFLMGLIMSFQTAISLQRFGAEIFVPNMLGLVMFREMGPLVTAILLAARSGSAFAAEIGTMKVNEEVDALVTMGLSPMRFLVAPKVLAALFAVPLMTMFFNFASLAGGALVMLSMDYPLVTFTSRVFRLLGYMDFAGGLFKACVFSLLVAGVGCLRGLETRTGASAVGVSTTSAVVSGIIAIAIADGLFALVFYYLGI; encoded by the coding sequence ATGAAGAAGAGCAGGCGGAACATAGAGCACGCTCCCGGCGCGCACATGAAGACCTCCCGTGAGGGCGGCTCTCTGGTGCTGTCCCTGGGGGGCAGGCTGGACGCCGTATCCACCGCGGCGCTCTGGGACGACGCCCTGGACGCCGTGCGCACCGGGTCCGCCCGCGACGTGGTGGCGGACTGCTCCGGGCTGGAATACCTGGACGGGGCAGGAGTGGCCCTGCTGATCAAGCTGCGCCAGGAGGTGGAGGACGCACTGGGCGGCTCCCTCAAGGTGGAGAATCTCCGTGAGGAACTGCGGCAGGTCCTGGGCATGGCCTGGGGCTGCGCCCCGCCTTCCTGGGCCCGCACGGCGGGGGAGCGGCGCATGGGCATGGCCGAGCAGGTCGGCCATTTTGCCGAGGACGCCTTCTACGAATTCAAGCGCATGGTTACGTTCGTGGGCGAATCCGTGGCCATCATCTTCTACTGCCTGCACAGCCCGCGCTGCATCCGCTGGAAGGACGTCTGGCTCTCGCTCATCGCCGTGGGCGTGCAGAGCCTGTCCATCATCATGCTCATCGGTTTTCTCATGGGCCTGATCATGTCGTTCCAGACCGCCATCAGCCTGCAGCGGTTCGGGGCGGAAATATTCGTGCCCAACATGCTCGGTCTGGTCATGTTTCGGGAAATGGGCCCGCTGGTGACGGCCATTCTGCTGGCGGCGCGGTCCGGTTCGGCCTTTGCGGCCGAGATCGGCACCATGAAGGTCAACGAGGAGGTGGACGCCCTGGTGACCATGGGGCTTTCGCCCATGCGTTTCCTGGTGGCCCCCAAGGTGCTGGCCGCCCTGTTCGCGGTGCCGCTCATGACCATGTTCTTCAATTTCGCCAGCCTGGCGGGCGGGGCCCTGGTCATGCTTTCCATGGATTATCCGCTGGTGACCTTCACCTCGCGCGTGTTCCGGCTGCTGGGCTATATGGATTTCGCGGGCGGCTTGTTCAAGGCCTGCGTTTTCAGCCTACTGGTGGCCGGGGTGGGCTGCCTGCGGGGCCTGGAAACCAGGACCGGCGCCAGCGCGGTGGGCGTTTCCACCACCAGCGCCGTGGTCAGCGGCATCATAGCCATCGCCATTGCGGACGGCCTGTTCGCCCTGGTGTTCTATTACCTGGGGATATGA
- a CDS encoding Lrp/AsnC family transcriptional regulator: MNQRRIDELDRQILKILQDNGRISNADIARKVGKAPSAVLERVRKLERRGFITGYEAVLNPRKLGLALTAFTLVFADEPAGSFETGNELAKIPEVLEVHYTAGQAPYLVKVRVKNTEDLQRTLSKFGAIPTVRDTNSTIVLTTVKETRGIPLDEDDDES, encoded by the coding sequence ATGAATCAAAGAAGAATCGACGAACTTGATCGGCAAATCCTGAAGATACTTCAGGATAATGGACGTATTTCCAACGCAGACATCGCCAGAAAGGTCGGCAAGGCCCCTTCGGCGGTGCTGGAACGCGTCCGCAAGCTGGAACGGCGCGGCTTCATCACGGGTTACGAGGCTGTCCTCAACCCCAGAAAGCTCGGCTTGGCGCTCACGGCCTTCACGCTCGTATTTGCGGACGAGCCTGCGGGATCCTTCGAGACAGGCAACGAGCTGGCCAAGATCCCCGAGGTGCTCGAGGTGCACTATACCGCCGGCCAGGCCCCCTACCTGGTCAAGGTGCGCGTCAAGAACACCGAGGACCTGCAGCGCACCCTTTCCAAGTTTGGAGCCATTCCCACGGTGCGGGACACCAACTCCACCATCGTGCTGACCACCGTCAAGGAAACCCGCGGCATCCCGCTCGACGAGGATGACGACGAATCGTAG